One genomic window of Tribolium castaneum strain GA2 chromosome 10, icTriCast1.1, whole genome shotgun sequence includes the following:
- the LOC661025 gene encoding nuclear protein MDM1 isoform X5 — MIGSFWNLCRACPSMPVDKLHSEYRSTYRWHEYTGPRQEVVRRPPQPNAAPNAGDTQHSSKEDEVHNELPKLEPAMPRRKKYPDLAYRHHEFLISDGEITANGVCNTEPRARSEERGAHWRPSRRSKSEGPRGGGGHGDGMRERERRRESDPDLENMGRETGLLRKAISKISTEYRLQFAWPQGHTSRRDAVDSSAPRKSQSMGALKPATNAMVHKKRIDLENKDASELEPLVDERNTREDKTHIFKDEFNSEYKKNFRPFSQYEYSEGRFTKRGAPVDDTDNSAGQNSLPPQCEKNDSWYREVVELRKKAGEYKHRGWGSELAPDRLSDIYNKQVELWDQVSRRSSLSALSLASMTHKSYTKEEKEVDNNNKTSPSKAARNAENSARIVRDMIRHHLERTTGGSEFDGLILSPTREKLEPTIPRKDDDSRSSQKNSPKKHSPMKSSSLKRHNQKAPKSGPKNLRSQSVGPVTDTTEKRSPKRQSRSATVKERKSSANQASIKRPRPSDPPKTEANEEVKNAPVEAPEIIDYEPVVKSPPEPTRVKSPEQILMRSPDPVNWTVPLDTGKTFTVTQNVREGDMSSRPHSEVKAWTPPDVPLPIAQSAPPTLDQNKEQGMDLAVKA, encoded by the exons ATGATTGGCTCATTCTGGAACTTGTGCAGAGCTTGCCCGTCGATGCCTGTCGATAAG CTGCACTCCGAGTACCGGAGTACTTACCGATGGCACGAGTACACGGGGCCCAGGCAGGAGGTCGTGCGGAGGCCACCGCAGCCCAACGCCGCTCCGAACGCCG GCGACACTCAGCACTCCTCCAAGGAGGATGAGGTGCATAATGAGC TGCCCAAGCTGGAACCGGCGATGCCTAGGAGGAAGAAGTATCCCGACTTGGCCTACCGCCACCACGAGTTTCTGATCAGTGATGGCGAAATCACCGCGAATGGGGTGTGCAACACGGAACCTAGGGCTCGG tCGGAGGAGCGTGGGGCGCACTGGAGGCCTTCCCGGCGGAGCAAGTCGGAGGGACCGCGTGGCGGCGGCGGCCACGGGGACGGCATGCGGGAGCGGGAGCGGCGTAGGGAATCGGACCCGGATTTGGAGAACATG GGACGCGAAACTGGGCTTCTCCGGAAGgccatttcaaaaattagcaCTGAATACAGACTGCAATTCGCTTGGCCTCAGGGCCATACTTCACGTAGAGATGCCGTCGATTCCTCGGCACCTCGCAAATCCCAATCGATGGGAGCGCTAAAACCGGCCACCAATGCAATGGTGCACAAAAAACGCATCGATTTGGAAAATAAGGATG CCAGTGAACTCGAACCATTAGTCGATGAAAGAAACACACGTGAAGACAAGACTCACATATTCAAGGATGAATTCAATTCCGAATACAAGAAGAACTTCAGACCTTTCTCCCAGTATGAATACTCGGAAGGACGCTTCACCAAACGGGGAGCTCCCGTCGATGACACCGATAACTCGGCCGGACAAAACTCGCTACCGCCTCAATGCGAGAAGAACGACTCTTGGTACAGGGAAGTCGTCGAATTGCGAAAAAAGGCAGGAGAATATAAG CACCGCGGTTGGGGTAGTGAACTTGCTCCAGATAGGCTTTCTGATATATACAATAAGCAAGTTGAACTTTGGGATCAAGTTTCACGGAGAAGTTCTCTATCAGCCTTATCTCTCGCTTCCATGACACACAAGTCTTATACAAAAGAAGAGAAGGAAGTAGATAATAACAACAAGACTTCTCCATCGAAAGCGGCTCGCAATGCTGAAAACTCAGCTCGAATTGTACGAGATATGATCAGACATCATTTAGAACGAACAACTGGTGGTTCAG AATTTGACGGTTTGATTCTGTCGCCGACTAGAGAGAAACTCGAACCGACTATACCACGCAAAGATGATGATTCGAGAAGTTCGCAAAAGAACAGCCCCAAGAAACACTCGCCGATGAAATCATCATCTTTGAAGCGACATAACCAGAAAGCCCCCAAAAGCGGTCCTAAGAACC TACGTTCCCAGTCTGTTGGTCCTGTGACTGATACGACTGAAAAACGGTCACCAAAGCGCCAGTCACGGTCTGCCACCGTCAAAGAGCGAAAATCTTCGGCAAATCAAGCTAGCATCAAAAGACCTCGACCTT CCGACCCACCCAAGACCGAAGCTAACGAAGAAGTGAAGAACGCCCCAGTCGAAGCACCCGAAATAATCGATTACGAGCCGGTGGTAAAGTCGCCGCCGGAACCGACTAGGGTGAAATCTCCCGAACAAATTCTGATGCGTTCCCCGGATCCTGTCAACTGGACTGTGCCACTCGACACCGGAAAAACTTTTACTGTCACACAAAACGTCAGGGAGG GGGATATGAGTAGTCGACCCCATAGCGAAGTGAAAGCCTGGACTCCCCCAGACGTGCCCCTTCCCATCGCCCAGTCTGCTCCTCCGACTCTTGATCAAAATAAGGAACAAG GTATGGATTTAGCAGTGAAAGCATGA
- the LOC661025 gene encoding nuclear protein MDM1 isoform X7 yields the protein MIGSFWNLCRACPSMPVDKLHSEYRSTYRWHEYTGPRQEVVRRPPQPNAAPNAGDTQHSSKEDEVHNELPKLEPAMPRRKKYPDLAYRHHEFLISDGEITANGVCNTEPRARDEFNSEYKKNFRPFSQYEYSEGRFTKRGAPVDDTDNSAGQNSLPPQCEKNDSWYREVVELRKKAGEYKHRGWGSELAPDRLSDIYNKQVELWDQVSRRSSLSALSLASMTHKSYTKEEKEVDNNNKTSPSKAARNAENSARIVRDMIRHHLERTTGGSEFDGLILSPTREKLEPTIPRKDDDSRSSQKNSPKKHSPMKSSSLKRHNQKAPKSGPKNLRSQSVGPVTDTTEKRSPKRQSRSATVKERKSSANQASIKRPRPSSLNTTVSSRSKHSSVPSKTEDDRLAKANSKSNTKQKLGTKQLEKGNSGADPPKTEANEEVKNAPVEAPEIIDYEPVVKSPPEPTRVKSPEQILMRSPDPVNWTVPLDTGKTFTVTQNVREGDMSSRPHSEVKAWTPPDVPLPIAQSAPPTLDQNKEQGMDLAVKA from the exons ATGATTGGCTCATTCTGGAACTTGTGCAGAGCTTGCCCGTCGATGCCTGTCGATAAG CTGCACTCCGAGTACCGGAGTACTTACCGATGGCACGAGTACACGGGGCCCAGGCAGGAGGTCGTGCGGAGGCCACCGCAGCCCAACGCCGCTCCGAACGCCG GCGACACTCAGCACTCCTCCAAGGAGGATGAGGTGCATAATGAGC TGCCCAAGCTGGAACCGGCGATGCCTAGGAGGAAGAAGTATCCCGACTTGGCCTACCGCCACCACGAGTTTCTGATCAGTGATGGCGAAATCACCGCGAATGGGGTGTGCAACACGGAACCTAGGGCTCGG GATGAATTCAATTCCGAATACAAGAAGAACTTCAGACCTTTCTCCCAGTATGAATACTCGGAAGGACGCTTCACCAAACGGGGAGCTCCCGTCGATGACACCGATAACTCGGCCGGACAAAACTCGCTACCGCCTCAATGCGAGAAGAACGACTCTTGGTACAGGGAAGTCGTCGAATTGCGAAAAAAGGCAGGAGAATATAAG CACCGCGGTTGGGGTAGTGAACTTGCTCCAGATAGGCTTTCTGATATATACAATAAGCAAGTTGAACTTTGGGATCAAGTTTCACGGAGAAGTTCTCTATCAGCCTTATCTCTCGCTTCCATGACACACAAGTCTTATACAAAAGAAGAGAAGGAAGTAGATAATAACAACAAGACTTCTCCATCGAAAGCGGCTCGCAATGCTGAAAACTCAGCTCGAATTGTACGAGATATGATCAGACATCATTTAGAACGAACAACTGGTGGTTCAG AATTTGACGGTTTGATTCTGTCGCCGACTAGAGAGAAACTCGAACCGACTATACCACGCAAAGATGATGATTCGAGAAGTTCGCAAAAGAACAGCCCCAAGAAACACTCGCCGATGAAATCATCATCTTTGAAGCGACATAACCAGAAAGCCCCCAAAAGCGGTCCTAAGAACC TACGTTCCCAGTCTGTTGGTCCTGTGACTGATACGACTGAAAAACGGTCACCAAAGCGCCAGTCACGGTCTGCCACCGTCAAAGAGCGAAAATCTTCGGCAAATCAAGCTAGCATCAAAAGACCTCGACCTT CATCCTTGAACACTACTGTCTCATCCCGATCTAAACATAGCTCGGTACCCTCTAAAACCGAAGACGACAGATTGGCCAAAGCTAATTCAAAATCTAACACTAAGCAAAAACTAGGCACTAAACAGTTAGAAAAAGGAAATTCTGGAG CCGACCCACCCAAGACCGAAGCTAACGAAGAAGTGAAGAACGCCCCAGTCGAAGCACCCGAAATAATCGATTACGAGCCGGTGGTAAAGTCGCCGCCGGAACCGACTAGGGTGAAATCTCCCGAACAAATTCTGATGCGTTCCCCGGATCCTGTCAACTGGACTGTGCCACTCGACACCGGAAAAACTTTTACTGTCACACAAAACGTCAGGGAGG GGGATATGAGTAGTCGACCCCATAGCGAAGTGAAAGCCTGGACTCCCCCAGACGTGCCCCTTCCCATCGCCCAGTCTGCTCCTCCGACTCTTGATCAAAATAAGGAACAAG GTATGGATTTAGCAGTGAAAGCATGA